A stretch of DNA from Acidobacteriota bacterium:
CGAAAAAGAGCTGGTGTGTGTGGATGATGGTTCAACGGATGGCACACGCGATCTGCTGGCGCAATTGACGCGCGAGTACCCCAATGTCCGGGTATTTCTTCAACCAAAAAATTGCGGAAAGGGCGCGGCGCTTCATGAAGGATTTCGACAGGCAACCGGCGACTTTGTGATTGTTCAGGATGCGGACCTGGAATATAACCCTGAGGATTACCATAAAGTGCTGGCGCCGCTTATCGAAGGCGAAGCTGATGTTGTCTACGGCTCTCGCTTCTTAGGTGGTGATGTGCGCCGGGTGTTGTTCTTCTGGCATTCAGTCGGAAACAAATTTCTGACTTTACTCTCAAACATGATTTCCGATCTGAATTTGACAGATATGGAAACCTGCTATAAAGCCTTTCGCCGCGAAGTCATCCAGTCGTTTCAGCTTGAGCAAAAACGATTTGGCTTTGAACCGGAAATTACCATCAAAGTCGCCCGCCGCCGCCTGCGAGTGTATGAAGTGGGCATTAGCTATCATGGTCGAACGTATGAAGAAGGAAAGAAGATTGGATGGAAGGACGGGTTTCAGGCGCTCTGGTGTTTATTAAAATATGGTCTGACGGTGCCGCTTGAGCCATACCATGCCCCCCAATCAAATCTGGAGGAGCGGACGTCTGCGACATCCAGTACCTCTTCCTCAATATCACTTTCGAAAAAATAGAACTCGTTTCGCCGTAGGTTTGGAGCCTGCTTTTATCAAACTCATATTTTTAACCATTTGATTACCAGAATTGATTTTGGTAAGTGTTTGATTTTTTTCGTGTTTTTCGTGTATTTCGTGGTTAAAGATATCTTGGAATTTTTGTTGGGCGACGTATTTGGGTATTTTTATGAAATCCATTTCCAGAGGTCAAAAACTCAAGCTGTCAGATTTGACTCCGCTTCAATCAATCGAAGTCGGAGTGGCGCTCACATTTGGAACACCGCAAGTGATAGATGTCACGTGTTTTGGTGTTGATGGTCAGGATAAGCTGTCAGATGAGCGCTACATGATTTTCTATAATCAGAAAACCTCACCCTGTGGTGGGCTTCACCTGCTTGGCGCTCAGGGAAGTGATGCCGAACGCTTCGCGGTTGACCTGAGCCGGCTTCCGCAATCGGTTCAAAAGCTGGTGTTTACCGCAACGATTGATAGCGCCGGTGTGATGTCGCACCTGACGAGTGGCTACCTGCGCATCTCAGCCAGTGGGGCTGAAGTGGCACGTTTTAGCTTTTCCGGGGCCGATTTTGCCCAGGAAAAGGCGGTGATTTTGGGTGAATTGTATTTGAAAGATATCTGGCGATTTGGTGCCGTGGGACAAGGATTTAATGGCGGCCTCAGTGCGTTGCTGAAACATTTTGGTGGCGAAGAAGCCTCTGACGTGGCTGCCACGCCGACTGCCGTGACTGCGCCTGCAGCCCCACCAGTGTCAGCCCCACCAGCCGTCAACCTCCGCAAGGTCAATCTCGAAAAACGGGTTGAAAAAGAAGCCCCCAAGCTGGTCTCGCTGGTCAAAAAGGCAGCCGTATCGCTTGAAAAAGCAGGGTTACAGGACCATCAGGCACGCGTGGCGCTCTGTCTCGATATTTCAGGCTCGATGTATAAGCAATATTCATCTGGCAAAGTCCAGAAATTTGCCGAGCGAATTCTGGCGCTAGGCTGCCATTTTGATGATGACGGCGCCATTGATATTTTTCTGTTTGGTGAAAAGGCCCATCAAGCGGGAAACATGACACTCGCCAATTATGAAGGTTTTGTCCCACGTTTTCGGCAAACCTATCCGCTTGAAGGCGGAACGTCCTACGGCAAAGTCATCCGCGTCTTGCGCACTTTTTACTTTCCCGACGCCCTCACGCGACCCCGAAACAAGCCGGTGTCGGCTGATCTGCCGGTGTATGTGATGTTTTTGACCGACGGCGACACCGAAGATGAACGGGACACGGAAGACCAGATTCGAGCGGCTTCCTATGAACCGATCTTCTGGCAGTTTATGGCGATTGATGAAGATATGAAGGAAATGTTCAGCCGTGGTGGAACGGGCGATTCGATGTTTGAATTCCTGGAAAACCTCGACAACCTGAGCGGGCGCCATATTGACAATGCGGATTTCTTTTGTGTCTCAGACCCGGAGAAAATCACCGACGACGATTTGTACAAACTCCTGATGACCGAATATCCCAACTGGCTTCGCGAAGCACGGGCGAAAGGGTTGTTGAGGTAGGGGTTCGGGGTTCGGGGTTCGGGGTTCGGGGCATAAGCGCCAGGATAAGGGTTTCAGGCCCGGAGGGTCGTCGTGTAATAGCCGTGGTGCGAAGCCCACGGTCACGGCCAGGACGAGATCCAACCCCTACAAGATCATCGTTCAATGCCAACGGAAAGGACATGGGTTTTCTTATCCTGGCGCGTATGGGATGTTCCCGTGGGTGGCGCTGACGCTGACCCACGGCTTTTGGAGATATCCCGTGCCGGGATGCGCGGCCAGGTTAAAGGTTTCGGAAGCATCCCAAATTTGAGCGAACGATAAGGATGAGGATGAAAAAAATCATCCTGTCACCTTGTTATCAAGTCATTCAGTCAACATAGTTTAGCGAACTACTGACGCCTGACGCCTGACGACTGACTACAAACTGGTTTAAGTCGCTTTTCAAAGCAAACGGCCTCCTGGTTTCCCACATATTTCCCATAATTTGGACGCTGGTGGTATCCGTGCTTTTCATAGAAGCGAACGGCCCGTTCATTCACACGCCGGGTTTCGAGCCAGATTGTGTGGTAGCCCAGGCGAACCGCTTCTACTTCAAGAAATGCCAGAATAGCTGCCCCCACACCCTGTGAGCCGGCACGGGCATACATCCGTTTAATTTCCGCAATCCCGGCTTCAACTGGTCGAAACCCACCGCACCCAAGCGGCTGGCCAGCCGCATCCCACGCCACAACAAAACAGGCGTTTGGTGACCGAACATCGGTTACATCAAAAGATGATTTACCACTGGCGCCGGTGATGGCGGCCAGTTGCGCGGAGAGTTCTTCCAGTAGTTCCCGCGCGATCTTACTTTCCGGGTCTTGCCGGGAAATGGTGATTGGCAGTAGTGCTTTCAACATTGAACCTCATCAGGAAGGAAATATCTTGCGGCCTTCCGCCTTTTTAAGGGAAACTGCGACATCTATCGTTTCTGACCTTGACCCACTTCCCTGAACAATGATGCACACCAGGAACCCCGATTTTCGAGACAAGCTTGACTACATTTTCGGAAGCGCGGCCTTTATTTCCGAAATCGGCATTCACCTCAAGGATTGTGGTGCCGGTTGGTGCGAAACCAATTTGCAGGTTCATCCCAAACACTATCAACAGGATGCGTTTGTTCATGCGGGTGTTCAGGCCACAATGGCTGATCATACGGCTGGTGGTGCGGCTGGAACACTGGTGGGGCCAGACGAAACCGTGCTGACGGTTGATTTTTTGATTCACTTGCTGCGACCTGCCAGGGGCACCCACCTGCGATGCAAAGCCACGGTGCTCAAGCCGGGAAAAACGCTGATTATTGTTGAATCAGAAGTGTATGCCGGAACCGAACATCAGGAAAAACTGACCGCTAAAGCAACAGTCACACTGGCGGTTGTCAAGCTTGCATCGCTCACCAGGAATTAAGGCCCACCCGCTGACGCAGGTGGTACTGACAACAAGGTTGCTCATGAAGTATTGCCAGGTTTGCCAGGAATCATATCCCCAGGAATTTCTCATCTGCCCGAAGGACGGTATTCGGTTGGATGACAGTTCGGCTGAGAGTCTGGTTGGGCTGGTACTCAATGGCAAATACCGTTTGGAACGCCACATTGCCTCGGGTGGCATGGCCAGTATTTACGCCGCAACTCGGTTGGAAATTGGCGACACGGTGGCGGTAAAGATTTTGACTCCGGACGCCCTTCGCAATCCAATGGCGGTGCTTCGGTTCAGACGCGAATCGCAGGCGGCGGCGCGTATCAAGCACCCCGGCGTGGTTTCGGTCTATGACTTTAGCACGCTACCCGATGGCCGCACCTTTATGGTGATGGAGTTTCTCAAAGGGCAGTCGCTCCGGGATGAACTCACCACCTGTGGCCGAATCGCCCCGGAGCGGGTTCTAGCAGTGATGGAGCAGGTCTGTGCGGCCATGCAGTCAGCCCACGAAGCTGGAATTATCCATCGTGATCTGAAGCCGGAAAATATCATGGCCCAGCTCAATTCAGATGGAACCGAAACTTTTAAAGTCGTGGATTTTGGGGTGGCTGAACTCCGTGAACAGGCGGTGGGAACGGCACTGACCAAACTCACCGAAGCTGGGATGATGGTGGGAACGCCCTATTACATGTCCCCTGAACAATGCCGTTCACAATACCTGGATGCCCGTTCGGATATCTATTCGTTGGGCATTATTTTGTATGAAATGCTGACCGGGACGGTGCCGTTTGCCTCCCGAACACTTTCAGCCGTGATCATTCAGCAGGTGACTGAGCCTCCGCGTCCCTTGCGTGATCATCGGCCTGAAATTTCCCCGGCGCTGGAACGCGTGGTTCTCAAAGCGCTGGCCAAAGAGTGTGAAAACCGCCAGCAAACCGCCAATGAACTGGCCGAAGAACTGGCCCAGTCCATCTCCGGACGGATTCTCCTGCCTGAACTCGATGACGAGCAGGAGTTTGAAGAGGCCATTCATTTCTTTTCGACTTTTCCCACGCCACCCGAATCCAATACCTCCAAACCAATCAATTCCGACGATTTAACCGGTGTGTACACCGCTGGATTTTTTCAGTATCACGTGGAGGAAACACTGGCGCATGCCGCCCAAACCGGTGGAGAAGTGGCACTGGTGGCTGTCAGACTGCAACGACTGCAACAGGTCAATGAACTGTTTGGGTTTGTTGCCGGAGACCGGATGCTTCGGAAAGTTGCCGAATGGATGCGATCACTCCTGCGCCCAGCCACGGTCATCGGACGGATTGGAGGCAGTGAATTTGGCGTTTTGTTTCTAGCGAGCACCTCAAAAAGCGCGGCTCAAGCCGCCGCCCAGTTTTCTGGTGTCTGTATCGCCCAGGTCTTTGCGGTTGAAGAATCGGAAACGGAGATCTCCTTAAAAACCAGCATCACGCTTTTTCCCACCGACAGCAATCACGCTTTTGGATTACTGGCGAAAGGCCGAAAAGCCGTGCAGGTGGCCAGTCATCGGCCCGAAGATCCGGCTTCCCGCCACCTTCGGTTTGAGCAGTTTGTCGGGCGGGCGCTTGAGTCAGAACAACTGGTGCATGAATTTAATCTGGTCAAAGTTGGACGCGGACATCCGGTGTTTGTCAGTGGGGCGGCGGGGATTGGGAAAACCCGATTGGTTCAGGAATTTGAATGGAGCCTGGCCGGGCAGGACGTGCTTTTTTTAAACGCCCGGTTTTATGAAGCCGGTGGATCTCTGCCATATCGAGCCTTTTATGAATCGCTTCGCGGTGTGATCGGATATTTTCTCGAAGTGGCTGAAAATCGGTTGCCAGCATTGTTTGGTCCGATGACGCCTCAGGTGATTCAGGATTTTTCCGAAGGTGAATGGCTTACGTTTTCCAACTCCTCGGTCCAACTGAGTGCCGATCAGGAAAAATATCGAATTTTTGATTACTTAACCCGGCTGTACCTGGGGGTAACGCGACTGCGCCCGGTGGTGCTGATCATTGACGATATCCATTGGGCTGATGGGTTGAGCCTGGAATTTCTTGCCTACCTGATGCGCAACAGTGTCGGTCACCGGCTCTTTCTGGTTGCCACCATGCGCGAACGCGAAGCCACGTCATTGGATTTTCCAATTACCGGATGGCTGCGCCAGATGAGTCGAGGCGGAAATTATGTGTTGCTGACCTTGCGGCCACTTGATGATGCCTCAATGCAATTTGTGATTGACCAGACCTTTGGCAAAGATGGGATTCCCCCCAAGGTGGTTTCAACCCTTTTGCACGAAGCCAAAGGAAATCCTTTTTACCTCCGGGAGATGCTGCGACTC
This window harbors:
- a CDS encoding glycosyltransferase family 2 protein; the encoded protein is MQKRLSVVIPIYNEIKTLRLIIERVQAVDIPLEKELVCVDDGSTDGTRDLLAQLTREYPNVRVFLQPKNCGKGAALHEGFRQATGDFVIVQDADLEYNPEDYHKVLAPLIEGEADVVYGSRFLGGDVRRVLFFWHSVGNKFLTLLSNMISDLNLTDMETCYKAFRREVIQSFQLEQKRFGFEPEITIKVARRRLRVYEVGISYHGRTYEEGKKIGWKDGFQALWCLLKYGLTVPLEPYHAPQSNLEERTSATSSTSSSISLSKK
- a CDS encoding VWA domain-containing protein is translated as MKSISRGQKLKLSDLTPLQSIEVGVALTFGTPQVIDVTCFGVDGQDKLSDERYMIFYNQKTSPCGGLHLLGAQGSDAERFAVDLSRLPQSVQKLVFTATIDSAGVMSHLTSGYLRISASGAEVARFSFSGADFAQEKAVILGELYLKDIWRFGAVGQGFNGGLSALLKHFGGEEASDVAATPTAVTAPAAPPVSAPPAVNLRKVNLEKRVEKEAPKLVSLVKKAAVSLEKAGLQDHQARVALCLDISGSMYKQYSSGKVQKFAERILALGCHFDDDGAIDIFLFGEKAHQAGNMTLANYEGFVPRFRQTYPLEGGTSYGKVIRVLRTFYFPDALTRPRNKPVSADLPVYVMFLTDGDTEDERDTEDQIRAASYEPIFWQFMAIDEDMKEMFSRGGTGDSMFEFLENLDNLSGRHIDNADFFCVSDPEKITDDDLYKLLMTEYPNWLREARAKGLLR
- a CDS encoding GNAT family N-acetyltransferase — protein: MLKALLPITISRQDPESKIARELLEELSAQLAAITGASGKSSFDVTDVRSPNACFVVAWDAAGQPLGCGGFRPVEAGIAEIKRMYARAGSQGVGAAILAFLEVEAVRLGYHTIWLETRRVNERAVRFYEKHGYHQRPNYGKYVGNQEAVCFEKRLKPVCSQSSGVRRQ
- a CDS encoding PaaI family thioesterase; the protein is MHTRNPDFRDKLDYIFGSAAFISEIGIHLKDCGAGWCETNLQVHPKHYQQDAFVHAGVQATMADHTAGGAAGTLVGPDETVLTVDFLIHLLRPARGTHLRCKATVLKPGKTLIIVESEVYAGTEHQEKLTAKATVTLAVVKLASLTRN
- a CDS encoding tetratricopeptide repeat protein: MKYCQVCQESYPQEFLICPKDGIRLDDSSAESLVGLVLNGKYRLERHIASGGMASIYAATRLEIGDTVAVKILTPDALRNPMAVLRFRRESQAAARIKHPGVVSVYDFSTLPDGRTFMVMEFLKGQSLRDELTTCGRIAPERVLAVMEQVCAAMQSAHEAGIIHRDLKPENIMAQLNSDGTETFKVVDFGVAELREQAVGTALTKLTEAGMMVGTPYYMSPEQCRSQYLDARSDIYSLGIILYEMLTGTVPFASRTLSAVIIQQVTEPPRPLRDHRPEISPALERVVLKALAKECENRQQTANELAEELAQSISGRILLPELDDEQEFEEAIHFFSTFPTPPESNTSKPINSDDLTGVYTAGFFQYHVEETLAHAAQTGGEVALVAVRLQRLQQVNELFGFVAGDRMLRKVAEWMRSLLRPATVIGRIGGSEFGVLFLASTSKSAAQAAAQFSGVCIAQVFAVEESETEISLKTSITLFPTDSNHAFGLLAKGRKAVQVASHRPEDPASRHLRFEQFVGRALESEQLVHEFNLVKVGRGHPVFVSGAAGIGKTRLVQEFEWSLAGQDVLFLNARFYEAGGSLPYRAFYESLRGVIGYFLEVAENRLPALFGPMTPQVIQDFSEGEWLTFSNSSVQLSADQEKYRIFDYLTRLYLGVTRLRPVVLIIDDIHWADGLSLEFLAYLMRNSVGHRLFLVATMREREATSLDFPITGWLRQMSRGGNYVLLTLRPLDDASMQFVIDQTFGKDGIPPKVVSTLLHEAKGNPFYLREMLRLLVSDGAIKLERDHWVCDNIPEIRLPETIVDLVDAYLSGLDGQTLEVLTQAAAIGDEFTYEVLEAVTEMKESALLPILEKALKNAILQEHPSRREDRYVFAHATFRKVLYERLSKRRRKRLHLHIGNVMAEVYAERSSFIAAELARHYLAADDLEHALWYTIEAGNQSWSSLAIRDAGRYYQQAEEIIERLGSAPLEGDTPVLQMAALGLQVEGMKLAEYHLNFGCMCIQQGKVEKARLELDQAFGFGKQLDSNSLMGRALTAMAELCHVLGDYATGMEHAADALDLLRQAGDSAGEIKSLIAIAASHNYQGQYVQSRNVYEKVLELAKAAKDQLSEAGALWGIGQSLYQQGHYESALKYGEQSLVITRDIGDRLGERRSLSLIGGVHLDLGNYDEALKYFESALRVVRGVGYRVSEGAMLNNIGEAMRRQRRFTEALVYYQQSLELARETNDRGLQALVTLNIGLVQQGRGQHRQALEMFDQSLREITYVGLWSLEYEAYICIGDSHLAIRNYAQARQAYETALQNCEATGAKRHQWKALYGLAHCERNLGNAPTALRLLREAVSSIEALAAGLTSYTDRNRFLKDLHRVYNDLAELAVELGEDI